From the genome of Rhodospirillales bacterium:
ATAACACTTTGAGTGAAACCACAGACCAGTTAGAGCGTCGCTCTGCCGAGACGAATGATCCAAGGGAACGCCGTCTTGTTTTACGGTTGCTATCGTATTGGCGAGATGTGTGTGGTGATAATGACATGCCATTGCCCGAAGATATCGATGGCAGTGCAATCCCTGATATGTGGGATTACAGCTTTATCATCAAGGTTGACGGTGACGAGGGCAATTCGTTTGAAACCGTTGGCGATTGGCATGTGGAATTCCATAGCGGGCCTGTGGTCGGTGTTTCTGTTGGTGAGGTCGGGGATAATACAATCCTTGGTCATTCGACCAGCTACTTGAATGAAGTGATCAAGCGTCAAATTCCCGTCACCTATGGCGGTGAGTTCATTGATGCGGATGGAAATGAAATTTTGTACCGGAGCATTCTTCTGCCACTGTCTTCAGACGGTGTGAATGTTGACTCGGTAATGGGCGGTGCAAATTGTCGCATTACGGCTCCAGACGTAGAGCCATTGGAAGAGTAGGGGATTGGGTAGTGGCATTATTAAGGGTCTTTGAGATCCACACATACCGATCAGGGACATGGAAGATAGATTCAGTCTTCGATGATCGTGATCTTGCATTGATGGAGGCAGAGCGGGTGGACCATTCCAGTCGTTTCCCCGCTGTTCGTGTGGTTGAGGAAACCTTTGATGACGAAAGTCAGCAAGGCGGTACCCGCACGATATATCGTTCAAACAAAGCCGATAAAATTAATAAGGCAACCCGTGCCAAGCAGGCTGCTGCTTCAAAAATACCGGCACCACCCCCCAAGGCAAAGCCTAAACCGAAGCCCAAAAAAGGCATGGCCCACCAAGCAGTTTCAGCATGTTTGCTGTTGGCGGTTATTGTTGGCGGTGGTTTGTTCGTCATCTACCTTCTGAATACGCTGACCGTCGGGTAATTAGCGTTTTCCACCCCTCATAATACATTTGTTTCCAGATTAACCCTGCTTGTCGTGGGTTCTTTGCCTTGGGCGCATCATGGTTTATGATCATGGGCAGAAGCCCCGGCATGTCGTGGGGGCCAAAAAGCACATCAGGGCAGGATACAGATGGACCATCAGATCACCGTCAATGGGGAAGAACATGCTTTCGGCGAAGGCCAGACGGTCAAGGCGTTGCTGGAAAGCCTGGGGGTTGATACCCGCAAGGTTGCCGTAGAATTGAACCGCGAAATTTTGCCTCGGTCTTGCTATGACGCAACGCCGCTTTCGGGCGGGGATAAGCTGGAGGTTGTTCACTTTATTGGTGGCGGTGCCGATGATGGTGGGACCAAAAGCGCGGATGCGCTAGAGGTTGCCGGGGTGCAATATGGTTCCCGATTGCTGGTGGGAACGGGAAAGTACAAGGATTTTGAAGAAACAGCCCAAGCCATTGAGGCCAGTGGTGCTGAAATCGTTACCGTTGCGGTCAGGCGCGTTAATGTCAGTGATCCAACCCAGCCGATGCTGGTCGATTACGTAGACCCCAAACGCTATACCTATCTTCCCAATACTGCGGGCTGTTTTACCGCCGACGACGCTGTTCGTACGCTGCGGCTTGCCCGTGAAGCCGGGGGCTGGGATCTTGTTAAACTGGAAGTTCTGGGGGATCAGAAAACCCTTTATCCAGACATGCCCGAAACCTTGAAAGCGACAGAGATACTGGTCAAGGAAGGGTTCAAGGTTATGGTCTATTGCGCCGATGACCCGATTCAGGCCAAACGATTGGAAGACATGGGCTGCGTTGCCATTATGCCGCTTGCGGCACCCATTGGTTCCGGGTTGGGCGTCCAAAACCCGGTTACCATCCGCATTATCAAGGAAAATGCCAATGTCCCCGTTTTAGTGGATGCCGGTGTCGGCACCGCATCAGATGCGGCCATTGCCATGGAACTGGGGTGTGATGGGGTGTTGATGAACACGGCCATTGCCGAGGCAAAAGACCCCATTGCCATGGCCAAGGCCATGCGGTTTGCCATAGAGGCCGGCCGGCTTGCATACCTTGCCGGGCGTATGCCCAAGAAACTTTATGCCGACCCATCTTCGCCACTTGCGGGAATGATCTAAGCTGTCTGGTTGGAAGCAGGCTGGCAACAGCGTTGCGGCCCTGTTTTTGGATGGCCATCAATGAACGATAAAATCCAGCAATTTCTCGCCTCGCAAAATCCGGAAACACCGTGTCTGGTTGTCGATGTGGATAGGGTTGTCGATCATTATGCAAGCTTGCGCCAGAACCTTCCGGGGGCTGAAATTTTCTATGCCATGAAGGCAAACCCGGCGCCTGAAATCATCCGGGCCTTGATGGATGAAGGGGCCAGTTTCGACGTTGCCAGCATTTATGAAATTAGACAGTTGATGGCCCTTGAAAAAGGGGTTCATGAACGGATTTCTTT
Proteins encoded in this window:
- a CDS encoding PAS domain-containing protein, yielding MSETTDQLERRSAETNDPRERRLVLRLLSYWRDVCGDNDMPLPEDIDGSAIPDMWDYSFIIKVDGDEGNSFETVGDWHVEFHSGPVVGVSVGEVGDNTILGHSTSYLNEVIKRQIPVTYGGEFIDADGNEILYRSILLPLSSDGVNVDSVMGGANCRITAPDVEPLEE
- the thiS gene encoding sulfur carrier protein ThiS — translated: MDHQITVNGEEHAFGEGQTVKALLESLGVDTRKVAVELNREILPRSCYDATPLSGGDKLEVVHFIGGGADDGGTKSADALEVAGVQYGSRLLVGTGKYKDFEETAQAIEASGAEIVTVAVRRVNVSDPTQPMLVDYVDPKRYTYLPNTAGCFTADDAVRTLRLAREAGGWDLVKLEVLGDQKTLYPDMPETLKATEILVKEGFKVMVYCADDPIQAKRLEDMGCVAIMPLAAPIGSGLGVQNPVTIRIIKENANVPVLVDAGVGTASDAAIAMELGCDGVLMNTAIAEAKDPIAMAKAMRFAIEAGRLAYLAGRMPKKLYADPSSPLAGMI